In Malus sylvestris chromosome 16, drMalSylv7.2, whole genome shotgun sequence, the following are encoded in one genomic region:
- the LOC126607758 gene encoding uncharacterized protein LOC126607758 translates to MTRREYLRGNLNDLNKSKTTRVPIWTLDFDRDGLSHADTKSSIRSVKYRDSHQLYDVVFGSTTIKTLVTRKPEIVDSWVGCMRSRDDNINIIGLDIEWRCKSLTGDHTRPSTLQFCTVQRSPGTKYFSLDEGGGNGYKCLVFQFKDCDKVPQSIVNYLGSKSCVFVSERMTYIKDKLEEHYKLDVAYPIDINQFIKVRKPEKPTNVRNSDWDKSYLDPTQVRNACLDALMSYEEASRFISTNKGPGKVNHRLSLDGMTQYLFGETDPEIAMEEENKEEEEEEEEEDDFDVIVSDEVVDGDYDMVEEDEDFDMISHQDVYDLEYPPLK, encoded by the coding sequence ATAGGGATGGCCTCTCCCATGCAGATACCAAATCTTCCATTAGATCAGTGAAGTACAGAGACAGCCACCAGCTTTACGACGTGGTTTTTGGCAGCACCACCATCAAAACCTTGGTCACCAGAAAACCCGAAATAGTGGATTCTTGGGTAGGATGCATGCGAAGCCGTGACGACAATATTAACATCATAGGACTCGACATAGAATGGCGTTGCAAATCCTTGACAGGAGATCATACTCGCCCTTCCACTTTGCAGTTCTGCACCGTCCAACGCTCTCCCGGAACAAAATATTTTTCCCTCGACGAGGGTGGTGGGAATGGTTATAAATGTCTTGTCTTTCAGTTTAAGGATTGTGACAAGGTTCCGCAGTCGATCGTTAACTATCTTGGCAGCAAGAGTTGTGTGTTTGTTAGCGAGAGAATGACATACATCAAGGATAAGCTGGAGGAGCACTATAAATTGGACGTGGCATATCCGATCGACATTAATCAATTCATCAAGGTTAGGAAGCCTGAGAAGCCTACTAATGTGAGAAACAGTGACTGGGACAAATCGTACCTTGATCCTACTCAGGTTCGCAACGCTTGCTTGGATGCTTTAATGTCATACGAGGAAGCTTCGCGTTTCATAAGTACAAACAAGGGCCCCGGGAAAGTGAACCATAGACTGTCTTTGGATGGAATGACGCAATATCTTTTCGGTGAAACAGACCCAGAGATTGCGATGGAAGAGGAAAataaagaagaggaggaggaagaagaagaagaggacgaCTTTGATGTGATTGTTTCCGACGAAGTGGTAGACGGAGACTATGATATGGTAGAGGAAGATGAAGACTTTGACATGATTTCTCACCAAGATGTGTATGACTTGGAATATCCACCTCTAAAATAA